The following coding sequences are from one Musa acuminata AAA Group cultivar baxijiao chromosome BXJ1-6, Cavendish_Baxijiao_AAA, whole genome shotgun sequence window:
- the LOC135677044 gene encoding gamma-glutamyl peptidase 5-like — protein sequence MGGENGGEVGKKGRRKFAVLLCAEESEYVKKVYGGYFKVFVGLLGEEGETWDVYRAARRELPCMEDVGTYDGFVITGSCNDAHGDDQWINDLVSFLKTLDSLKKKVLGVCFGHQILSRALGGKTGRAKKGWDIGVTCIHPSHSTIKLLASLRIPSHLPVIEFHRDEVWQLPPHAEVMACSEKTGVEMFRCGDHIMGIQGHPEYNKDILLHLVDRLLQRNLIQTCHAEAAKASLDAQEPDQEAWKRLCKGFLKGHISW from the exons ATGGGAGGGGAAAATGGAGGCGAGGTGGGGAAGAAGGGGAGGCGGAAGTTCGCAGTGCTGCTGTGCGCCGAGGAGTCGGAGTACGTGAAGAAGGTTTACGGAGGGTACTTCAAGGTGTTCGTGGGGCTGCTGGGGGAGGAAGGGGAGACGTGGGACGTGTACCGCGCGGCGCGCCGCGAGCTGCCGTGCATGGAGGACGTCGGCAcgtacgacggtttcgtgatcacCGGCAGCTGCAACGACGCCCACGGCGACGACCAGTGGATCAACGACCTCGTCTCCTTCCTCAAGACCTTGGATTCCCTCAAGAAGAAGGTCCTCGGTGTCTGCTTTGGCCACCAG ATTTTGAGCCGAGCTTTGGGAGGGAAGACTGGCAGAGCAAAGAAAGGATGGGATATAGGAGTGACCTGCATCCACCCCTCTCACTCCACCATCAAGCTGCTGGCTTCTCTCCGCATCCCCTCTCATCTCCCTGTCATCGAATTCCACCGCGACGAG GTGTGGCAGCTGCCGCCCCATGCGGAAGTGATGGCTTGCTCGGAGAAGACCGGCGTCGAGATGTTCAGATGTGGAGATCACATCATGGGCATCCAGGGTCACCCGGAGTACAACAAAGACATTCTCCTGCACCTCGTCGATCGTTTGCTCCAGCGTAATCTCATTCAG ACTTGTCATGCTGAAGCAGCAAAGGCAAGCTTGGATGCACAAGAACCAGATCAAGAGGCTTGGAAAAGGCTCTGCAAGGGCTTCCTCAAGGGGCACATCTCATGGTAG